From one Brachypodium distachyon strain Bd21 chromosome 4, Brachypodium_distachyon_v3.0, whole genome shotgun sequence genomic stretch:
- the LOC106866785 gene encoding uncharacterized protein LOC106866785 isoform X1, producing the protein MVNYAMPIPFIITVFPINHVTNITMFSGIKKNTAMFNTLTYRIFSFGKERFETGMENTYRENWQEEHPKLDGSIIYETTVKMPHGRLGIANEAFNKIDKSIIKSTSIKVPRPVECGTNELEWRRLENENRHQRQDNKKMRCMEHVLRNLGSDRGLDFDGLMEEAEHEYDNSDPEYLYRDDNDDGTEPGTGSRNGGGGEDGTGGGADDGDFLDFLDEDGAN; encoded by the exons ATGGTAAATTATGCTATGCCAATTCCATTTATCATTACTGTTTTTCCAATTAATCATGTTACTAACATAACAATGTTCTCtggtattaaaaaaaacacagctATGTTCAATACACTAACTTACAGAATATTTTCCTTTGGAAAGGAACGATTTGAGACTGGAATGGAAAATACTTACAGGGAAAATTGGCAAGAGGAGCATCCAAAATTGGATGGATCCATCATTTATGAAACAACAGTAAAAATGCCACATGGCAGGCTTGGAATTGCCAATGAGGCATTTAACAAAATCGACAAATCTATTATTAAGTCAACAAGTATCAAGGTACCACGGCCTGTAGAATGTGGTACCAATGAGCTTGAGTGGCGCCGTCTGGAGAATGAAAATCGTCATCAGCGGCAGGACAACAAGAAGATGCGATGCATGGAACATGTTCTACGG AATCTTGGGTCAGACCGAGGACTGGACTTTGATGGCTTAATGGAGGAAGCAGAACATGAATAT GACAATTCAGATCCAGAATATTTGTATAGAGATGATAATGATGATGGAACTGAACCG GGCACTGGAAGCAGaaatggaggtggtggtgaggATGGCACTGGAGGCGGGGCTGATGATGGAGATTTCTTAGACTTCTTGGACGAAGATGGCGCAAACTGA
- the LOC106866785 gene encoding uncharacterized protein LOC106866785 isoform X2 translates to MSPKYRRFSAIPDGQQNAHIYKMCYPTVERFETGMENTYRENWQEEHPKLDGSIIYETTVKMPHGRLGIANEAFNKIDKSIIKSTSIKVPRPVECGTNELEWRRLENENRHQRQDNKKMRCMEHVLRNLGSDRGLDFDGLMEEAEHEYDNSDPEYLYRDDNDDGTEPGTGSRNGGGGEDGTGGGADDGDFLDFLDEDGAN, encoded by the exons ATGAGTCCTAAATACCGACGGTTTTCTGCAATTCCCGACGGGCAACAAAATGCACACATTTATAAGATGTGTTACCCGACTGTG GAACGATTTGAGACTGGAATGGAAAATACTTACAGGGAAAATTGGCAAGAGGAGCATCCAAAATTGGATGGATCCATCATTTATGAAACAACAGTAAAAATGCCACATGGCAGGCTTGGAATTGCCAATGAGGCATTTAACAAAATCGACAAATCTATTATTAAGTCAACAAGTATCAAGGTACCACGGCCTGTAGAATGTGGTACCAATGAGCTTGAGTGGCGCCGTCTGGAGAATGAAAATCGTCATCAGCGGCAGGACAACAAGAAGATGCGATGCATGGAACATGTTCTACGG AATCTTGGGTCAGACCGAGGACTGGACTTTGATGGCTTAATGGAGGAAGCAGAACATGAATAT GACAATTCAGATCCAGAATATTTGTATAGAGATGATAATGATGATGGAACTGAACCG GGCACTGGAAGCAGaaatggaggtggtggtgaggATGGCACTGGAGGCGGGGCTGATGATGGAGATTTCTTAGACTTCTTGGACGAAGATGGCGCAAACTGA